CCAACAGTGAGCACAAACTTGTAGGGCAGCCCACACCCCGGCGCCCCATGCACGGCCGGCACGCCTGGCCGGACTTCCTCTGCGGCGACGGCGGCGGCCGTGCTCTCCATCAGCACCGCGTCGGCCGCGGCGCTAGGGAACCAGAGCGGCGGGAACGTGGGCGACAGCACTGGCGCCTCGGCTGGCGGCGGCTTCGGCGGGCACGGCGCGGCGGGGAGGCCACCGCTGGGCCCTGCGGCGGCGCCGCTGCTATCTCAGGGGGCGGCGGGGACGGCCCAGGCGCTCGTCCTCCTCCTCATCTTCCTGCTGTCTAGCCTGGGCAACTGCGCGGTGATAGGGGTGATCGTGAAGCACCGGTAGCTCCTCACCCTCACGGACGCGTTCATCCTGTCCCTGTCTCTGTCGGATCTGCTCACGGCGCTGCTCTGCCTGCCAGCCGCCTTCCTGGACCTCTTCACGCCGCCCGAGGGCCCGGcgcctgccgccgccgccgcggggcCCTGGCGCCGCCAGCCATTTCTTAGCTCGTGCTTCGGCATCGTGTCCACGCTCAGCGTAGCCCTCATCTCGCTGGACCGCTACTGCGCCATCGTGCGGCCGACGCGGGAGAAGATCGGGCGCCGCCGCGCGCTGCAGCTGCTGGCCGGCCCCTGGCTGGCGGCGCTGTGCTTCTCCTTGCCCTGGAAGCTGCTCCGTGCTACCTGGGAGTCCCCGGCGGCGCAGAGCTTCCACGGCTGTATGTACCGGACGTCCCCGGACCCCGCGCAACTGGGCGAGGCCTACAGTGTTGGGTTGGTGGTGGCTTGCCACCTGCTGCCCTTCCTGCTCATGTGCTTCTACCACTACCACGTCTGCAGGACCGTGCGCCTGTCGGACTTGCGCGTGCGGCCCCTGACCACCTACGCGCGCGTGCTGCGCTTCTTCAGCGACGTGCGCACGGCCACCACAGTGCTCTTCATGATTGTCTTCGTCATTTGCTGCTGGGGGCCCTACTGCTTCCTGGTGCTGCTGACCGCAGCCCGGCAGGCCCAAGCCACGcaggctccctccctccttaaCGTGGTGGCCATATGGCTGACCTGGGCCAATGGGGCCATCAACCCTGTCATCTATGCCATTCGCAACCCAAACATTTCGATGCTCCTAGGGCGCAACCGGGAAGAGGGCTACCGGACTAGGAACATGGACGTTTTCCTGCCCAACCAGGGCCTGGCTCTGCCGGCTAGAAGCCGCAATCCCCTTCGAAACCGCTATAGCAACCACCTGGGGGCCTGTAGCAGGATGTCCTCTTCCAGCCCGACCAGCGTGGTGGGAGGGGACGTGGCCATGTGGGCTCGCAAAAATCCAGTTGTGCTTTTCTGCCCGGAGGGGCCACCAGATCCTGCGACAGCAGCAGCTAAACAGCCTAAATCCGAAGCCAGGGATAGCAGCCTCCAAGAAGGGTTGGAATGCACAGCTTGTGAAGGCAAATTTTCACCCGCTTCGATGAACAATACAGGATCCCGGAGAGAATCGTGTGTTTCATAAAGCCAAACATTTACAAAAGAGACAGAGGGGGAGGCTTACCACTTCCCCCAAACAACATACAAAACAGTGTCCTTTCCTTCAGAAGCGCTGAAAGGAATGTAAAGTGCAAAACTTAAAACGATGTTTAACCACACAACCAAGCATTGTGAACTGTAAGTgccaaaaatgacaaaaataaaattcacaattaCTGAAAAGCTCATATTACAGGAATCACactgggaaacaaacaaaaaaattcattgaacGCAACTGGTTCATATACATAGACTTTCAGGAAAGAATGAAGACCTTAAGAATTGTTCGAAGGCCCCTCTAAATCACCAGCATTCAGCAGAACTTCAGATTTCTAGAACTTGCACCTCTGACACATGTCTTGGGTGCTTAGGTTAGGAGTCGAAAATTTTTATCCTTACACACTTTGGTgcattccctccccacccccacccccataatctttgtgagaaattttaaattcatatccCGTTTAAAACTATTTTAGGATTTTGAAAAATGGTTTATTACTAAAAGTGGTTTATTACTATAAAATCCAACCATTTGAGGGGCAAAGAGAAGTATGAACGTAAAGAAATGtggctattttttaaagtatttcaagATTATACTTAGAAATTAATGTCCCCCATCTAATCCCCAAAATTATCTGCCTTGGAAGCTTTGAGACTTAAACCTTACTCTAACCTGCTACTTTTGTTTCTAATGATTTAGGGGTGCCACTCTCAGAAAGCTTtcacattcttaaaaaataattttcatagtaGAAAATCTTTGCATTTGAGGTAAATTGATTTTTGGATGAAGCCAAAAATGTAATTTGAAGTCAAGTTGATTGAATTTTGTGAGtagtgcatatatacatatatgagagCTCTATAAAAGTAATAAGCTTGGCTATCCTAGGTAGCTTGCATCTAACCGAAGATGATTCCAAAgagaaattcaaaaaatattttgagaagtgGATGCATTCTTGGAATAAGCATAAAGCTCTCCAGGAAAATCATGTTCCTCTACATTTGGAAGTTTGggtacatttgtttaaaaaaaatagttgcttgggcttccctggtggcgcagtggttgagagtccacctgccgatgcaggggacacgggttcgtgccccggtccgggaagatcccacatgtcgccgagcggctgggcccgtgagccatggccgctgagcctgcgcgtccggagcctgtgctccgcaacgggagaagccacaacagtgagaggcccacataccgaaataaataaataaataaataaaaaataaaaaaattgttgcTTAATAGACATGACATATAAAATAATGTGGTCTTTATTTGAAAGGAGAATGGCTATGGGATTATTATATGTAATAGAGTGCTCATAACTTAGGGGTAAAGTCAGAGAGGTACTTTAATCGAGCCAGAAATATCTTCAGAAAGGTGCAAAACAAAGatgctgtttaaaaatatttgaaagcacaATTCGGGATTTGTGTGGGTGAAATTTCTCACATTAAATGCCACTGTACATAGAATCATTTACTCAGAATTTTACAagatgtttttgtgttttcttcctctttcctttcttccatcttgCCCCTCTTTTCTTCAGTATTTCACAGCCTTAATTGAATAAGTACTTTAAACTAGATATGAAACCTCTGCTCTCATATAAAGATTTTAATGTGAAATGGCCACCTTTTTTTCTTGTAAAGTATTTAAAGATCTTcattagtatttaattttttgtgtgtgacagaAGGGTGTATGTCATTATTTTGTAATCAAAGATggaaatatatgatttttttttatacagcaagttcttattagtcatccattttacccACAGccgtgtatacatgtcaatcccaatctcccaattcgtcccactcccacccccaccccctgccactttccccccttggtgtccatacatttgttctctacatctgtgtctcaatttctgccctgcaaactggttcatctctaccatttttctaggttccatatatatgcgttaatatacgatatttgtttttctctttctgacttatttcactctgtatgacagtctctagatccatccacgtctctacaaatgaccaaatttcgtcccttttatggctgagtaatattgcattgtatatatgtaccacatcttctttatccattcatctgtcgatgggcatataggttgctaccatgtcctggctattgtaaatagagctgcaatgaacatgttggtacatgactcttcttgaattatgggtttctcagtctatatgcccagtagtgggattgctggatcacgtggtagttctatttgtagttttttaaggaacctccatactgttctccatagtggctgtatcaattttcatccccaccaacagtgcaagagggttcccttttctccacaccctctccagcatttgttgtttgtagattttctgatgatgcccattctaactggtgtgaggtgatacctcattgtagttttgatttgcatttctctaataattagtgatgttgagcagcttttcatgtgcttcttggccatctgtatatatatGATTCTTGTCAGAGCtaaagatgttttaattttttccctttctcaagaCATCACACCATCAGAAGTTTATGAATTATCTTTATATATCTTCCTACACTGAGTGTAGTACAGAGTAGATGAGATCATGTCTCCTCTTTAGCacttattataaaacatttacagacagtGCAGCTGAACTCACGGTGAACAGATATCCTGTTAAAGGCAAAAAAGTTgtgtatttttcacattttgagAAAATGGAAGTCATGTCTGATATTTAGGGGAAAATGATAAAGTCTTCCAATTCCAAAAGGTATCATAGCACAGAAATTCAGCAACTGtgaatagaggcagaaaaagagttAGAGATCTTAGAGGAAGGAGGCAAGCATGTTGCAAGATAGGGTATTGTCTGAGAAGAAGAATTGAAGGAAGACATCTAAAAAAACCGTAACATGAAATAAACCTGCTTCGTGAGTGAGGGGGAAATCCATGAGATTGGGAGTGACAAGGTGGTGGCATGAAGGACTGTAGGCAGAAAAATGAATCCCCACCCTAACTCTTGGTAGGCAGGCATAGGAAGTTTTAGGAAGGGGGTGGCTTGGGAAGGAGATTGTTCTGTTAGTGGTTCTAAGAATAATGGTGGGTAAGAatgtgaggggagagagagaaagtagctAGTAAGTTACTGAacaatttacagtgttgtgtttgtcTTTAAATTTGAGGCTATACAACTGGTCAGTGATAGAACTAGGACTTGAACCTCAGAACCCCATATTCCCTTCTCTACCCTCTGTTGCCCCCATAAAGATCAATAGATAGAGAAACTAAGGATGAGAAGTTGTGgtactatcatcatcatcatcaccaccaccatcaacatcatcaccatctACTGGTTTTATTTCGTACTTTATGTAGAACAACTTCCTGGGCACTAAGGCTACTAACGGGTAGAAATCACATTACCTGCCTTAAGAGGGCATACAGACTAATTGAAGActttgtgttttataaaaatgggCCATAATCAGGACTCTTTAGTTTACCTGTAAGGAAGAAAAGGTGCAGCATTTTCAGAAGCGGTTAGCAAAGAAGAGATGGATTTGGAAGCAAAAGACATGCAGATAAAGGCCGGGAACCAATCTGGGCCAGTTgtaaatacttagagacaaaaaTTAGCGCCTTGAATAAAAGATGTGAAAGAATGACTCAAATAAATATGACTTAGACCTTTCCTCATGGCTTtgtgggaaaaggaaaagagaggctgTGCAACATTGGGATGTATCAAATATTGTTTAGACATAAAGGCCAGAATGTAATCCTTCATATCTCATTCTGCTCCCAGCTTgagtatttcatttaaattacaaTAACAAGTCATACTCAGCATAGTACatacattagctcatttaatcctcaaagcaacCCTCTAAGTAGTGGGTGGGTGAGGGGATGCTATTACTATCAcaccacccattttacagatgaaaaaactgaagcagggcttccctggtggcgcagtggttgagagtccgcctgccgatgcaggggacacgggttcgtgccctggtccgggaagatcccacatgccgcagagtggctgggcccgtgagccatggccactaagcctgcgcgtccggagcctgcgctccgcaacgggagaggccacaacagtgagaggcccgcgtaccgcaaaaaaaaaaacctgaagcaCATAGGGACTACGTGATTTGTCTAAGATCACACAGGAAGTAAGTTCTAGATGTAAGATTTGTCCCTAGCAGACTGGTGCCAGAAGTCTCATCTTAACCACTGCACGGTACTGCTTCTCTAATTTGTGAAAGCTAATGGGAAACCTGAAAAAGAGCCTGGGAAGATAAAAACAACTATCAAAGGGATGGGAAATAGATAtcataaaacttaaaagaaaggATTTGTTTAATTTGGAGAACAGCTATATAagatgtgtgttttaaaaatatatgaagagattttgAGCAGTTATTTTCTCATATAAATCCCAGCCCTGGAAGACTCCAATCATTGGCCTTCTCCATtcctgctccagggtggctgagcACAGCTGGAGAAAATTAGAGTCAGATCAATTAGTACCATCTACACCTAGAATCCATAGCCTCGCCCTACCCTTCCACCCTGCCCGGCAGTCTGAACCTCTTCTCTTGTCAGCTCACTCTTTCTGCCCATTTTAGTGACCCCTCAAACTTTCAACCAATTCTCCCCTTTTGGAAGATCACTTTTGCTCCTACttcacaaagaaaatagaagccaTCAGATACATATACCCTCATATTTTAGCCATCAAATGTAACAAACTAAACTGAATTTATACCAGTTCTCAGCTCTGTCTTTCTAATAGTAAAGAAGCTGGTCCCCTCACCAGCCTCAGGACCCTCATGCTATCAATTATCTCCTTTCTGTGGTATCCTTAGCCTTTCCTGCTGAACCAAGTCCTTCCCATGAGCTCTTAAGCATTCTTacttaaaaggagaaaacaaagccTCTCCGATTTATTCATCCCTTTTCTCTCCCTGAGCTCCCGCCCTTCCACTAAACTTGTCAAAAGAATTGCCTACACTTTATCAGATCTAGATCCTGGTCCATAATGTTCATGGTGCAAGAAAGTCACTTATGCAACTCAATTTTCCCCCAATCCCCTATTCTGCCAGATGGCAGAAACTTAAGATGGGCTTATTTAGCTCCAAGGCCCAGGTGAGCGTCAGTCTTCAGTGGTCATCTGTCTGTACTGAGGTACCCATCGATCTGTCTCTGGTCACATCCACAGCGGGCTGTATGAGTTATCCCCACTCAGTCTGAGAGGACCCAGGCCTAACTTAGACAGCTTTAGAGCCCTTCTTTGGACACAGAAAGATTATTACTCCATCTCAGCACCAATGGAGGGCTGTGGCAACCCCTATAATGCTGTctcattattttctcatataaatCCCAGCCCTGGATGACCCCAGTCATTGGCCTTCTCCATtcctgctccagggtggctgagcACAGCTGGAGAAAATTAGGCACCTCaggctgttttttaaattagtttttaattttttttttgcggttcgcaggcctctcactgctgtggcctctcccgttgcagagcgcaggctccggacacgcaggctcagcggccattgctcacgggcccagccgctccacggcatgtgggatcttcccggaccggggcacgaacccatgtcccctgcatcagcaggcggactctcaaccactgcgccaccagggaagccccagtttttaatattttggattaCTTGAAAATTTTTAGTATTGTTGGGTCAGTAaatcaaaataatacataaaagtaTATGTTGGGGGTTCTACTTATGGAATGGCAATGAGGAGCTCTATGACCTGCTCCCCAGTGAGACAAGTGTAGCTGGTGAAAATTACTTAAAAAGCAACCATTTGAAGCGTCTGGAAATTGTAAGAGTAAAACCATGCATAATGGTTGGTCAAATTCATTTCATCTGTCTTCACTAATCAAGGTCATTTTAAGACTCCAAGCAGCACATGgcctaaacaataagatgtcTGCCTGAGTTATTTTCCaagaacttggagtcagctgcaTCTAGTTTGAGCTGGGCTGGTTAAGACTGGATAGGATTGCCAGCCCTCCAACTGGGCAGGCATGAATGTCCTCTCTGTGACCTTCTGACGTCAGAGGGCTGAAAACTCCACCCTCCGATGGTGCTAAGCGCCTCCACGTTTGAACTGCAGAGGCCTGTAGTTAGTTACACCTGCGCAGAAGGACAGATACGGcacctttttccaatcacctttccctaCACTCCCCACGCCTCAGACCGCCCTGGTATCCCATAAATACCCGTgtccttgcctttggggaggtgggTTTGAGATTTGTTCTTCCGCGTCCTTGCTTGACGGCCATGAGAATAAACCCTCTGCTACACAGCTCAGTGTCTCAGCGTTCCACTTGCTGTGCGTTGGGCAAGATGAACCTGGTTCAGTAACAAGAGcatacagcaaatgaagaaatagTTATGCAAGAAAGTCTGCGATAACTCAGTAAGAACAGCAAGAGTGGGTAGAATTTGAATTATAACCAGTTTCTTCTCTCAGCTCTTTGTGACAGAAACTCCACTTCAGGTGAGTACAGCCAAGAACCCAGGGATCCCTCCTTCCCCAGTTCCCAGTCCAGCACTGTGGTGCTTCCTGGGAGGAGCAGGTACCGAGAACTTCTCATCTTTCCAGCTACATGTTGCAGAGACTAAATCCCAGGTGATTGCGGCCATAGAGATTGGGAGTTCTCTTCTTCCGCCTGGTCCCCATTCACAGGGTGGGTGCTTAACCTCAGTGCAGCATGCTGGGAATACTGGGACTGTGATTGCCCCCACCCAGCTTGTTGTAGGGCACAGCCTCCAAGCTAGGAAAGACTAAGAAGCTGAGAAGATTAGAGGCTACTGTCCCCACCACTGCCTTGCTCCTAAAGTGGGGTATTACTCCAAAAGAGGCAGGCACCCCAAAGAAGAAGACCACTCTCTTCCCCCAGCCTCAGAGCAGTGGTCAGGTGTTTTGATCAGTGGTGTGGACAGGCCTTTAAACGGAGAGTCCTGAAGGTTCTCCCTAAGGAACTATATTTGAAACAGAGTGTGGGGAATTTCAAATCTAAGGGCATTTTTAGAAACAGTACATTTTTGTGTAAACAAAATTTGGGGgcctgatatcttttttttttttttttttttttttttgcggtactcgggcctctcactgtcgtggcctctcccgttgcggagcacaggctccggacgcgcaggctcagcggccatgactcacgggcccagccgctccgcggcatgtaggatcttcccagaccggggcacaaacccgtgtcccctgcatcggcaggcagactcccaaccactgcaccaccagggaagcccttgatatcTTCTTGAGAGATACAAACTAAACCGTAGGTCAGCTAGTTTACCAGAGAGAATCAgggaaaaacatgtaaaaaatatatcatttgttGATTTCACTTCTCCCAAAGTAGTTTATAGAAATATTCACAAATATGGGCAGAGATTTAGGGATGATTATCACTGTGTTATCACTGAGAATAATCAACACCCAATgataaatggttaaataaatgaaacgTTTATACAAAGAAATTTTATGTTGTCATTGTGAACTGCTTTGTACACATTTTAATAAGTTGGGAAAATCCTCATAATTTTAACTTAAGCAAAATTGTGAACTGAATGTTCAGTGTAACACCTCCTTTTTTAATGAATGCACACACGTAGAAAAAGACTAGACGTAAATATATCAGTGTTAACAGTGGTGATATCATTGTTCCATAGTTGTGGTCATACTTGTACTAGTTTCATAGGGATGCCATTaaacaaagtaccacaagctaggtggct
The genomic region above belongs to Phocoena phocoena chromosome 2, mPhoPho1.1, whole genome shotgun sequence and contains:
- the GPR135 gene encoding LOW QUALITY PROTEIN: G-protein coupled receptor 135 (The sequence of the model RefSeq protein was modified relative to this genomic sequence to represent the inferred CDS: substituted 2 bases at 2 genomic stop codons), with amino-acid sequence MSRPAAAAGPVEKQPLPPVRPTVSTNLXGSPHPGAPCTAGTPGRTSSAATAAAVLSISTASAAALGNQSGGNVGDSTGASAGGGFGGHGAAGRPPLGPAAAPLLSQGAAGTAQALVLLLIFLLSSLGNCAVIGVIVKHRXLLTLTDAFILSLSLSDLLTALLCLPAAFLDLFTPPEGPAPAAAAAGPWRRQPFLSSCFGIVSTLSVALISLDRYCAIVRPTREKIGRRRALQLLAGPWLAALCFSLPWKLLRATWESPAAQSFHGCMYRTSPDPAQLGEAYSVGLVVACHLLPFLLMCFYHYHVCRTVRLSDLRVRPLTTYARVLRFFSDVRTATTVLFMIVFVICCWGPYCFLVLLTAARQAQATQAPSLLNVVAIWLTWANGAINPVIYAIRNPNISMLLGRNREEGYRTRNMDVFLPNQGLALPARSRNPLRNRYSNHLGACSRMSSSSPTSVVGGDVAMWARKNPVVLFCPEGPPDPATAAAKQPKSEARDSSLQEGLECTACEGKFSPASMNNTGSRRESCVS